One window from the genome of Nicotiana sylvestris chromosome 9, ASM39365v2, whole genome shotgun sequence encodes:
- the LOC104221638 gene encoding probable LRR receptor-like serine/threonine-protein kinase At3g47570, with product MASSAMTHTNITTDQLALLSLKSQIISYPSHLLDESWSCATPVCHWVGVTCGFRHHRVKSLNLSNMALTGRIPQDIGNLTFLVSLDLGSNNFYGKLPQEMTRLRRLKLLDLSFNNFSGEVPAWFGFLHRLQVLNLRNNSFTGYIPSTISNISKLEALDLTFNSIEGQIPKEIGHLKNIRFLSLGGNKLIGSIPTSISNASMLDTLKLSLNFLQGNIPEGIDNLHNLNLLAIEDNRVTGSIPLSVFNISGIEVIAFTKNSLSGSLPNGLCNGLPLLKELVLSLNKLRGHMPTSLSNCSELQILSLSENEFDGPIHSEIGRLSNLQILLLGYNHFRGIIPQELGNLVTLVELGMEENKITGPLPISILNISSMQYLSLPNNNLIGSIPREIGNLTKMYVLYLDNNMFTGKIPKEIRNLIELEDLSLGFNNFSGSIEMEIFNISRLKSVNLAANNLWGTLPSNIGFLLPNLEDLYLNGLTNLVGIIPHSISNCSKLTILELSGNKLTGLIPNSLGYLTRLQLLNLQQNNLTSDSSLSFLTSLTNCRNLISLAVSFNPLNGKLPVTTGNLSTSLAKFYASTCKIKGRIPNEVGNLSNLLDLDLSINDLAGAIPASIHNLRELQRLDFYENKFRGIIAENLCKLRRLGAIYLGQNQLSGPLPNCLGNVTSLRRILLGSNKLSSNIPTSLGNLKDLMILDLSSNNMCGSLPPEIGNLKATIQMDLSMNQFLDGIPKEIGSLQNLMYLSLRHNKLQGPIPDSMSNMVSLEFLDLSHNNISGIIPGYFEKLQYLKYFNVSYNKLYGEIPSGGPFKNLSSQFFLFNEALCGSPRLRVSPCPISSKHRSNRKKMLLFLLLGIALSFVPITIVLVWIRYRKGKRAPQQADSLFTTTRGRISYYELLQATDSFSESNLIGSGSFGSIYKGMLKSGTAIAVKVFNLQLEAAFKSFDTECDVLRNLRHRNLTKVITSCSNLDFKALVLDYMPNGSLDKWLYSHNYFLDIMQRLNIMIDVACALEYLHHECSSPVIHCDLKPSNVLLDENMVGHLSDFGISKFLGEDDSDLYTKTLATLGYIAPEYGQEGLVSTKCDVYSYGIMLMETFTRRKPNDEMFDGNLSLKQWVSYSLPEAIVDIVDANIITPLDNQLNKKLDCVTSIMKVALNCSAESAARRTNMKDVVRMLKKIKIQLLAC from the exons ATGGCTAGTTCAGCCATGACTCATACCAACATTACCACTGATCAATTAGCTCTTCTTTCTTTGAAATCCCAAATTATATCATATCCGTCTCATTTATTGGATGAAAGTTGGTCGTGCGCTACTCCTGTTTGCCATTGGGTTGGAGTCACTTGTGGTTTTCGCCATCACAGAGTTAAGTCGTTGAATCTTTCCAACATGGCTCTTACGGGCAGAATTCCACAAGATATTGGAAACCTCACATTTCTTGTTTCTCTTGACTTGGGAAGCAACAATTTCTATGGAAAATTGCCTCAAGAAATGACACGTTTGCGTCGACTAAAGTTGCTTGATTTAAGTTTCAACAACTTCAGCGGGGAGGTTCCTGCCTGGTTTGGGTTTTTACACCGACTTCAAGTCCTGAATCTTAGGAATAATAGTTTCACCGGATATATCCCCTCTACAATTTCCAATATTTCTAAGCTAGAAGCTTTAGATTTGACATTCAATTCCATTGAGGGTCAAATCCCAAAAGAGATTGGACATCTTAAAAACATAAGGTTTTTAAGCTTGGGTGGAAACAAGCTCATAGGTTCTATCCCTACGTCTATTTCGAATGCCTCAATGTTAGATACTTTAAAACTCTCTCTCAATTTTCTTCAAGGTAACATCCCAGAAGGGATTGACAATCTTCACAACTTGAACCTTTTGGCGATAGAAGATAATCGGGTTACAGGTTCTATACCACTGTCAGTTTTTAACATTTCTGGAATTGAAGTCATTGCATTTACAAAGAATAGCTTATCAGGAAGTCTTCCCAATGGATTATGCAATGGTCTTCCATTACTCAAAGAGCTTGTTTTATCTTTGAACAAGCTTCGCGGTCATATGCCTACAAGCTTGTCAAATTGTTCAGAACTTCAAATATTGTCTCTATCAGAAAATGAGTTTGATGGACCGATACATAGTGAAATTGGAAGATTGAGTAACTTGCAGATATTGTTACTTGGATATAACCATTTCAGAG GTATAATTCCACAAGAACTCGGAAATCTTGTTACTTTGGTGGAGTTAGGCATGGAGGAAAACAAAATAACCGGCCCTCTCCCGATCTCCATACTCAATATTTCCTCGATGCAATATTTGTCACTACCGAATAACAATCTCATTGGATCCATACCACGAGAGATTGGCAACTTAACCAAGATGTATGTTCTATATCTTGACAATAATATGTTTACTG GTAAAATACCCAAAGAGATAAGAAATCTCATTGAGTTGGAGGACCTTAGCCTTGGGTTTAATAATTTTAGTGGTTCAATTGAAATGGAGATCTTCAACATATCAAGGCTGAAATCGGTTAATCTAGCAGCCAACAACCTATGGGGAACTTTACCATCAAACATAGGTTTTCTGTTACCCAACCTTGAAGATCTTTATTTGAATGGCTTAACCAATCTTGTCGGGATCATTCCTCATTCTATCTCCAATTGTTCAAAACTTACTATTCTGGAGCTTTCAGGCAATAAACTCACTGGCTTGATTCCCAATTCTCTTGGATATTTGACTCGTTTACAGTTATTAAACTTGCAGCAAAACAATTTAACGAGCGACTCATCATTAAGCTTCCTGACTTCCTTAACCAATTGCAGAAATTTGATATCTCTTGCTGTATCTTTCAACCCTCTAAATGGTAAACTTCCAGTCACTACAGGGAACCTTTCCACATCTCTTGCAAAGTTTTATGCCAGTACTTGCAAAATCAAAGGGCGAATTCCAAATGAAGTTGGGAACTTAAGCAACTTATTAGACCTTGATCTTTCAATTAATGATTTGGCTGGAGCTATTCCCGCATCAATTCATAACTTGAGAGAACTTCAGCGCTTGGATTTCTATGAAAACAAATTTAGAGGAATTATTGCAGAAAATCTATGTAAATTGCGACGTTTGGGAGCTATTTATTTGGGTCAAAATCAACTTTCAGGACCGCTTCCTAATTGTTTAGGAAATGTTACTTCCCTTAGGAGGATACTTCTAGGTTCCAATAAATTGAGTTCCAATATACCAACAAGCTTAGGAAACCTAAAAGATCTAATGATTCTTGACTTATCTTCAAACAACATGTGTGGTTCTTTACCTCCAGAAATTGGAAATCTAAAGGCCACAATACAGATGGATCTGTCAATGAATCAATTTTTAGATGGCATTCCTAAAGAAATTGGAAGTTTGCAAAACTTGATGTACCTTTCTTTGAGACACAACAAGTTGCAAGGACCTATACCTGACTCAATGAGCAACATGGTAAGTTTGGAATTCCTAGATCTTTCTCATAATAATATATCAGGAATCATTCCTGGGTACTTTGAGAAACTTCAATACCTGAAGTATTTCAATGTCTCTTACAACAAGTTGTATGGTGAAATACCCTCTGGAGGTCCTTTCAAGAACCTCTCAAGTCAGTTTTTTCTCTTCAACGAAGCATTATGTGGTTCTCCGAGACTTAGAGTCTCACCATGCCCCATTTCATCCAAGCATAGATCAAATAGGAAAAAAATGCTTCTATTTCTTCTACTGGGAATTGCATTATCATTTGTTCCTATAACCATTGTGCTTGTATGGATAAGGTATAGGAAAGGTAAAAGAGCTCCGCAACAAGCTGATTCATTGTTTACTACAACAAGAGGAAGAATTTCATATTATGAACTGCTCCAAGCAACTGATTCGTTTAGCGAGAGCAATCTGATTGGTTCTGGGAGTTTTGGCTCTATCTACAAAGGCATGCTCAAAAGTGGGACTGCTATTGCTGTTAAAGTGTTCAATCTACAATTGGAAGCGGCATTCAAGAGTTTTGATACAGAATGTGATGTTTTGCGTAACCTTCGCCATAGGAATCTCACAAAAGTCATCACTAGTTGTTCCAACCTTGATTTTAAGGCTTTAGTACTTGATTACATGCCCAATGGAAGCCTCGATAAGTGGTTGTATTCACACAACTACTTCTTAGACATCATGCAGAGACTGAACATAATGATAGATGTAGCATGTGCATTGGAATATCTCCACCATGAGTGCTCATCACCTGTGATTCACTGTGATCTGAAGCCAAGTAACGTCTTGCTAGATGAGAATATGGTTGGCCACCTTAGCGACTTTGGTATTTCAAAATTTTTGggggaagatgatagtgatttaTACACTAAAACCTTAGCAACATTAGGTTATATTGCACCAG AGTATGGTCAGGAGGGGTTGGTGTCAACAAAATGTGATGTCTATAGCTATGGGATCATGTTGATGGAAACATTTACAAGGAGAAAGCCTAATGACGAAATGTTCGATGGGAATCTTAGCTTGAAGCAATGGGTGAGTTATTCACTTCCAGAGGCAATAGTGGATATTGTAGATGCCAACATAATAACACCACTGGATAATCAGTTAAACAAGAAGCTAGATTGTGTGACATCGATCATGAAAGTGGCACTCAATTGCAGTGCTGAATCTGCTGCGAGAAGGACCAACATGAAAGATGTTGTAAGGATGCTAAAGAAgatcaagattcaacttcttgcATGTTGA